One genomic region from Doryrhamphus excisus isolate RoL2022-K1 chromosome 14, RoL_Dexc_1.0, whole genome shotgun sequence encodes:
- the LOC131102384 gene encoding Na(+)/H(+) exchanger beta-like isoform X2 — translation MDDLVWMILHGRLRMDDLVWMTKCGCCGRLSMDDLVWMTWYGCYGYCRPGSCIPPVQQVSLQELHVRLTSSTGLISSLMTFCLFMSPPTRPHSPAMLPFPWRLCVKVQGAELLSSSSCCLPPHPHHHPPHRHRHHHHHHQQQQQTRGGRLPHPNMAPRHPSLSILLLFLFAAHVSASAGLGAPINDTQADGEETPPDHHRNHSSAHRKPFPVLAFNYEHVRTPFEISLWILLALLMKLGFHIIPRVSNVVPESCLLIFVGLLVGGVIKAIRETAPFLDTKLFFLYLLPPIILDAGYFLPIRPFMENLGTILVFAVVGTLWNTFFIGGAMYGVCRLEGAQLAGVDLLSCLLFGAIVSAVDPVAVLAVFEEIHINELLYILVFGESLLNDAVTVVLYHLFEEFSHAGVVTVADALLGVLCFLVVSCGGVLVGGIYGILGAFTSRFTSHSRVIEPLFVFLYSYMAYLSAEVFHLSGIMSLIACGVVMRPYVEANISHKSYTTIKYFLKMWSSVSETLIFIFLGVSTVAGPHAWNWTFVVVTVVLCLLSRVLGVIGLTLVINKFRIVKLSKKDQFIVAYGGLRGAIAFSLGFLLTDNRMKHLFLTAIITLIFFTVFVQGMTIRPLVELLEVKKKKESDGSFNEEIHTQFLDHLLTGIEGICGHYGHHHWKDKLSRFNKAYVKKWLIAGERSTEPQLLSFYNKMEMKQAMMMVEGGATAFRPPLIVADVEPKGPSRRRTNVSRNREKEIRKMLHTNMQKNRQRLRSYSRHDLMIDPFEDEDVSEVRFRKQRVEMERRMSHYLTVPAKRPEIPSVRRVAFEPEHRVYTYDDGDRDPAPRSDPSSPDAVTLLNESQRASDHGEEEQLTVLRRLSDPGPN, via the exons ATGGATGACTTAGTATGGATGATTTTGCATGGACGACTTAGGATGGATGATTTAGTATGGATGACTAAGTGTGGATGCTGTGGACGACTTAGTATGGATGATTTAGTATGGATGACTTGGTATGGATGCTATGGCTACTGTAGGCCTGGTTCCTGCATCCCTCCAGTCCAGCAGGTGTCACTGCAGGAGTTGCACGTGAGGCTCACCTCATCCACTGGACTGATAAGCAGCTTGATGACATTTTGCTTGTTTATGTCTCCACCCACGCGCCCCCACAGTCCCGCCATGCTTCCATTCCCGTGGAGGTTGTGCGTAAAAGTGCAGGGCGCGGAGCTCCTGTCATCATCCTCGTGCtgtcttcctcctcatcctcatcatcatcctcctcatcgtcatcgtcatcatcatcatcatcatcagcagcagcagcagaccaGAGGCGGCCGGCTGCCTCATCCCAACATGGCCCCTCGGCACCCGAGCCTGTCGATCCTCCTGCTGTTCCTTTTCGCCGCACACGTCAGCGCCAGCGCGGGCCTCGGTGCGCCGATCAACGACACCCAAGCTGATGGAGAGGAAACCCCACCGGATCATCACCGGAACCACTCGTCCGCCCACAGGAAGCCTTTTCCGGTGTTGGCGTTCAACTACGAGCACGTCAGGACGCCCTTCGAGATCTCGCTATGGATCCTGTTGGCTCTCCTCATGAAGCTCG GCTTCCACATCATTCCCAGAGTGTCCAACGTGGTTCCGGAGAGCTGCCTGCTGATATTCGTCGGCCTCCTGGTGGGCGGTGTCATCAAGGCCATCCGGGAGACGGCGCCCTTCCTGGACACCAAGCTCTTCTTCCTCTACCTGCTGCCCCCCATCATCCTGGACGCCGGCTACTTCCTGCCCATCCGCCCCTTCATGGAGAACCTGGGCACCATCCTGGTGTTTGCGGTGGTGGGCACACTGTGGAACACCTTCTTCATCGGCGGGGCCATGTATGGCGTGTGCCGCCTGGAGGGCGCCCAGCTGGCCGGCGTGGACCTTCTGTCCTGCCTGCTGTTTGGAGCCATCGTGTCGGCCGTGGACCCTGTGGCCGTGCTGGCCGTCTTTGAGGAGATCCACATCAACGAGCTGCTGTACATCCTGGTCTTTGGAGAGTCGCTGCTCAACGACGCCGTCACTGTG GTGTTGTATCACCTGTTTGAGGAGTTTTCCCACGCAGGCGTGGTGACAGTGGCCGACGCTCTCCTGGGGGTGCTGTGCTTCTTGGTGGTGTCCTGTGGGGGCGTGCTGGTGGGCGGCATCTACGGCATCCTGGGCGCCTTCACGTCGCGCTTCACGTCGCACTCGCGCGTCATCGAGCCCCTCTTCGTGTTCCTCTACAGCTACATGGCCTACCTGTCGGCGGAGGTCTTCCACCTGTCGGGCATCATGTC GTTGATCGCGTGTGGCGTGGTGATGCGGCCATACGTGGAGGCCAACATCTCCCACAAGTCCTACACCACCATCAAGTACTTCCTGAAGATGTGGAGCAGCGTGAGCGAAACGCTCATCTTTATCTTCCTCGGCGTCTCCACCGTAGCCGGGCCCCATGCCTGGAACTGGACCTTTGTCGTCGTGACGGTGGTCCTGTGCCTGTTGTCCAGAGTGCTGG GCGTCATCGGGCTCACGTTGGTCATCAACAAGTTCCGCATCGTCAAGCTGAGCAAGAAGGACCAGTTCATCGTAGCCTACGGCGGCCTGCGAGGCGCCATCGCCTTCTCTTTGGGCTTCCTGCTGACCGACAACAGGATGAAGCACCTCTTCCTCACCGCCATCATCACCCTCATCTTCTTCACCGTCTTTGTTCAG GGGATGACCATCAGGCCTCTGGTGGAGCTTCTGGAagtcaagaagaagaaggaaagtGACGGCTCCTTTAACGAAGAGATCCACACACAG TTCCTGGATCATCTCCTTACAGGAATTGAAGGCATCTGTGGTCATTATGGGCATCACCACTGGAAAGACAA GCTGAGCCGCTTCAACAAGGCCTACGTGAAGAAGTGGCTGATTGCTGGCGAGCGCTCCACCGAGCCGCAGCTGCTGTCCTTCTACAACAAGATGGAGATGAAGCAGGCCATGATGATGGTGGAGGGCGGCGCCACCGCCTTCAGGCCGCCCTTGATTGTGGC CGACGTGGAACCCAAAGGGCCGTCCAGACGTAGAACAAACGTCTCCAGGAATCGTGAGAAGGAAATCCGAAAGATGCTGCACACCAACATGCAGAAGAACAGACAGAGG CTTCGCTCTTACAGCAGACACGACCTCATGATTGACCCCTTCGAAGATGAAGACGTAAGCGAGGTTCGCTTCAGGAAGCAGCGAGTGGAGATGGAGAGGAGG ATGAGCCACTATCTGACCGTGCCCGCCAAGCGCCCGGAGATCCCCTCGGTGAGGAGAGTGGCCTTCGAGCCAG AACACCGGGTCTACACGTACGACGACGGCGACAGAGACCCAGCGCCACGCTCGGACCCGAGCTCCCCTGACGCCGTCACCCTGCTGAACGAGTCCCAGCGCGCGTCCGACCACGGTGAGGAGGAGCAGCTGACAGTCCTGCGCCGTCTCAGCGACCCCGGGCCCAACTAG
- the LOC131102384 gene encoding Na(+)/H(+) exchanger beta-like isoform X1 has product MDDLVWMILHGRLRMDDLVWMTKCGCCGRLSMDDLVWMTWYGCYGYCRPGSCIPPVQQVSLQELHVRLTSSTGLISSLMTFCLFMSPPTRPHSPAMLPFPWRLCVKVQGAELLSSSSCCLPPHPHHHPPHRHRHHHHHHQQQQQTRGGRLPHPNMAPRHPSLSILLLFLFAAHVSASAGLGAPINDTQADGEETPPDHHRNHSSAHRKPFPVLAFNYEHVRTPFEISLWILLALLMKLGFHIIPRVSNVVPESCLLIFVGLLVGGVIKAIRETAPFLDTKLFFLYLLPPIILDAGYFLPIRPFMENLGTILVFAVVGTLWNTFFIGGAMYGVCRLEGAQLAGVDLLSCLLFGAIVSAVDPVAVLAVFEEIHINELLYILVFGESLLNDAVTVIYQKSSLQDDGVLYHLFEEFSHAGVVTVADALLGVLCFLVVSCGGVLVGGIYGILGAFTSRFTSHSRVIEPLFVFLYSYMAYLSAEVFHLSGIMSLIACGVVMRPYVEANISHKSYTTIKYFLKMWSSVSETLIFIFLGVSTVAGPHAWNWTFVVVTVVLCLLSRVLGVIGLTLVINKFRIVKLSKKDQFIVAYGGLRGAIAFSLGFLLTDNRMKHLFLTAIITLIFFTVFVQGMTIRPLVELLEVKKKKESDGSFNEEIHTQFLDHLLTGIEGICGHYGHHHWKDKLSRFNKAYVKKWLIAGERSTEPQLLSFYNKMEMKQAMMMVEGGATAFRPPLIVADVEPKGPSRRRTNVSRNREKEIRKMLHTNMQKNRQRLRSYSRHDLMIDPFEDEDVSEVRFRKQRVEMERRMSHYLTVPAKRPEIPSVRRVAFEPEHRVYTYDDGDRDPAPRSDPSSPDAVTLLNESQRASDHGEEEQLTVLRRLSDPGPN; this is encoded by the exons ATGGATGACTTAGTATGGATGATTTTGCATGGACGACTTAGGATGGATGATTTAGTATGGATGACTAAGTGTGGATGCTGTGGACGACTTAGTATGGATGATTTAGTATGGATGACTTGGTATGGATGCTATGGCTACTGTAGGCCTGGTTCCTGCATCCCTCCAGTCCAGCAGGTGTCACTGCAGGAGTTGCACGTGAGGCTCACCTCATCCACTGGACTGATAAGCAGCTTGATGACATTTTGCTTGTTTATGTCTCCACCCACGCGCCCCCACAGTCCCGCCATGCTTCCATTCCCGTGGAGGTTGTGCGTAAAAGTGCAGGGCGCGGAGCTCCTGTCATCATCCTCGTGCtgtcttcctcctcatcctcatcatcatcctcctcatcgtcatcgtcatcatcatcatcatcatcagcagcagcagcagaccaGAGGCGGCCGGCTGCCTCATCCCAACATGGCCCCTCGGCACCCGAGCCTGTCGATCCTCCTGCTGTTCCTTTTCGCCGCACACGTCAGCGCCAGCGCGGGCCTCGGTGCGCCGATCAACGACACCCAAGCTGATGGAGAGGAAACCCCACCGGATCATCACCGGAACCACTCGTCCGCCCACAGGAAGCCTTTTCCGGTGTTGGCGTTCAACTACGAGCACGTCAGGACGCCCTTCGAGATCTCGCTATGGATCCTGTTGGCTCTCCTCATGAAGCTCG GCTTCCACATCATTCCCAGAGTGTCCAACGTGGTTCCGGAGAGCTGCCTGCTGATATTCGTCGGCCTCCTGGTGGGCGGTGTCATCAAGGCCATCCGGGAGACGGCGCCCTTCCTGGACACCAAGCTCTTCTTCCTCTACCTGCTGCCCCCCATCATCCTGGACGCCGGCTACTTCCTGCCCATCCGCCCCTTCATGGAGAACCTGGGCACCATCCTGGTGTTTGCGGTGGTGGGCACACTGTGGAACACCTTCTTCATCGGCGGGGCCATGTATGGCGTGTGCCGCCTGGAGGGCGCCCAGCTGGCCGGCGTGGACCTTCTGTCCTGCCTGCTGTTTGGAGCCATCGTGTCGGCCGTGGACCCTGTGGCCGTGCTGGCCGTCTTTGAGGAGATCCACATCAACGAGCTGCTGTACATCCTGGTCTTTGGAGAGTCGCTGCTCAACGACGCCGTCACTGTG ATTTACCAAAAGTCAAGCCTGCAGGATGATGGA GTGTTGTATCACCTGTTTGAGGAGTTTTCCCACGCAGGCGTGGTGACAGTGGCCGACGCTCTCCTGGGGGTGCTGTGCTTCTTGGTGGTGTCCTGTGGGGGCGTGCTGGTGGGCGGCATCTACGGCATCCTGGGCGCCTTCACGTCGCGCTTCACGTCGCACTCGCGCGTCATCGAGCCCCTCTTCGTGTTCCTCTACAGCTACATGGCCTACCTGTCGGCGGAGGTCTTCCACCTGTCGGGCATCATGTC GTTGATCGCGTGTGGCGTGGTGATGCGGCCATACGTGGAGGCCAACATCTCCCACAAGTCCTACACCACCATCAAGTACTTCCTGAAGATGTGGAGCAGCGTGAGCGAAACGCTCATCTTTATCTTCCTCGGCGTCTCCACCGTAGCCGGGCCCCATGCCTGGAACTGGACCTTTGTCGTCGTGACGGTGGTCCTGTGCCTGTTGTCCAGAGTGCTGG GCGTCATCGGGCTCACGTTGGTCATCAACAAGTTCCGCATCGTCAAGCTGAGCAAGAAGGACCAGTTCATCGTAGCCTACGGCGGCCTGCGAGGCGCCATCGCCTTCTCTTTGGGCTTCCTGCTGACCGACAACAGGATGAAGCACCTCTTCCTCACCGCCATCATCACCCTCATCTTCTTCACCGTCTTTGTTCAG GGGATGACCATCAGGCCTCTGGTGGAGCTTCTGGAagtcaagaagaagaaggaaagtGACGGCTCCTTTAACGAAGAGATCCACACACAG TTCCTGGATCATCTCCTTACAGGAATTGAAGGCATCTGTGGTCATTATGGGCATCACCACTGGAAAGACAA GCTGAGCCGCTTCAACAAGGCCTACGTGAAGAAGTGGCTGATTGCTGGCGAGCGCTCCACCGAGCCGCAGCTGCTGTCCTTCTACAACAAGATGGAGATGAAGCAGGCCATGATGATGGTGGAGGGCGGCGCCACCGCCTTCAGGCCGCCCTTGATTGTGGC CGACGTGGAACCCAAAGGGCCGTCCAGACGTAGAACAAACGTCTCCAGGAATCGTGAGAAGGAAATCCGAAAGATGCTGCACACCAACATGCAGAAGAACAGACAGAGG CTTCGCTCTTACAGCAGACACGACCTCATGATTGACCCCTTCGAAGATGAAGACGTAAGCGAGGTTCGCTTCAGGAAGCAGCGAGTGGAGATGGAGAGGAGG ATGAGCCACTATCTGACCGTGCCCGCCAAGCGCCCGGAGATCCCCTCGGTGAGGAGAGTGGCCTTCGAGCCAG AACACCGGGTCTACACGTACGACGACGGCGACAGAGACCCAGCGCCACGCTCGGACCCGAGCTCCCCTGACGCCGTCACCCTGCTGAACGAGTCCCAGCGCGCGTCCGACCACGGTGAGGAGGAGCAGCTGACAGTCCTGCGCCGTCTCAGCGACCCCGGGCCCAACTAG
- the LOC131102384 gene encoding Na(+)/H(+) exchanger beta-like isoform X3 — MDDLVWMILHGRLRMDDLVWMTKCGCCGRLSMDDLVWMTWYGCYGYCRPGSCIPPVQQVSLQELHVRLTSSTGLISSLMTFCLFMSPPTRPHSPAMLPFPWRLCVKVQGAELLSSSSCCLPPHPHHHPPHRHRHHHHHHQQQQQTRGGRLPHPNMAPRHPSLSILLLFLFAAHVSASAGLGAPINDTQADGEETPPDHHRNHSSAHRKPFPVLAFNYEHVRTPFEISLWILLALLMKLGFHIIPRVSNVVPESCLLIFVGLLVGGVIKAIRETAPFLDTKLFFLYLLPPIILDAGYFLPIRPFMENLGTILVFAVVGTLWNTFFIGGAMYGVCRLEGAQLAGVDLLSCLLFGAIVSAVDPVAVLAVFEEIHINELLYILVFGESLLNDAVTVIYQKSSLQDDGVLYHLFEEFSHAGVVTVADALLGVLCFLVVSCGGVLVGGIYGILGAFTSRFTSHSRVIEPLFVFLYSYMAYLSAEVFHLSGIMSLIACGVVMRPYVEANISHKSYTTIKYFLKMWSSVSETLIFIFLGVSTVAGPHAWNWTFVVVTVVLCLLSRVLGVIGLTLVINKFRIVKLSKKDQFIVAYGGLRGAIAFSLGFLLTDNRMKHLFLTAIITLIFFTVFVQGMTIRPLVELLEVKKKKESDGSFNEEIHTQFLDHLLTGIEGICGHYGHHHWKDKLSRFNKAYVKKWLIAGERSTEPQLLSFYNKMEMKQAMMMVEGGATAFRPPLIVADVEPKGPSRRRTNVSRNREKEIRKMLHTNMQKNRQRLRSYSRHDLMIDPFEDEDVSEVRFRKQRVEMERRNTGSTRTTTATETQRHARTRAPLTPSPC; from the exons ATGGATGACTTAGTATGGATGATTTTGCATGGACGACTTAGGATGGATGATTTAGTATGGATGACTAAGTGTGGATGCTGTGGACGACTTAGTATGGATGATTTAGTATGGATGACTTGGTATGGATGCTATGGCTACTGTAGGCCTGGTTCCTGCATCCCTCCAGTCCAGCAGGTGTCACTGCAGGAGTTGCACGTGAGGCTCACCTCATCCACTGGACTGATAAGCAGCTTGATGACATTTTGCTTGTTTATGTCTCCACCCACGCGCCCCCACAGTCCCGCCATGCTTCCATTCCCGTGGAGGTTGTGCGTAAAAGTGCAGGGCGCGGAGCTCCTGTCATCATCCTCGTGCtgtcttcctcctcatcctcatcatcatcctcctcatcgtcatcgtcatcatcatcatcatcatcagcagcagcagcagaccaGAGGCGGCCGGCTGCCTCATCCCAACATGGCCCCTCGGCACCCGAGCCTGTCGATCCTCCTGCTGTTCCTTTTCGCCGCACACGTCAGCGCCAGCGCGGGCCTCGGTGCGCCGATCAACGACACCCAAGCTGATGGAGAGGAAACCCCACCGGATCATCACCGGAACCACTCGTCCGCCCACAGGAAGCCTTTTCCGGTGTTGGCGTTCAACTACGAGCACGTCAGGACGCCCTTCGAGATCTCGCTATGGATCCTGTTGGCTCTCCTCATGAAGCTCG GCTTCCACATCATTCCCAGAGTGTCCAACGTGGTTCCGGAGAGCTGCCTGCTGATATTCGTCGGCCTCCTGGTGGGCGGTGTCATCAAGGCCATCCGGGAGACGGCGCCCTTCCTGGACACCAAGCTCTTCTTCCTCTACCTGCTGCCCCCCATCATCCTGGACGCCGGCTACTTCCTGCCCATCCGCCCCTTCATGGAGAACCTGGGCACCATCCTGGTGTTTGCGGTGGTGGGCACACTGTGGAACACCTTCTTCATCGGCGGGGCCATGTATGGCGTGTGCCGCCTGGAGGGCGCCCAGCTGGCCGGCGTGGACCTTCTGTCCTGCCTGCTGTTTGGAGCCATCGTGTCGGCCGTGGACCCTGTGGCCGTGCTGGCCGTCTTTGAGGAGATCCACATCAACGAGCTGCTGTACATCCTGGTCTTTGGAGAGTCGCTGCTCAACGACGCCGTCACTGTG ATTTACCAAAAGTCAAGCCTGCAGGATGATGGA GTGTTGTATCACCTGTTTGAGGAGTTTTCCCACGCAGGCGTGGTGACAGTGGCCGACGCTCTCCTGGGGGTGCTGTGCTTCTTGGTGGTGTCCTGTGGGGGCGTGCTGGTGGGCGGCATCTACGGCATCCTGGGCGCCTTCACGTCGCGCTTCACGTCGCACTCGCGCGTCATCGAGCCCCTCTTCGTGTTCCTCTACAGCTACATGGCCTACCTGTCGGCGGAGGTCTTCCACCTGTCGGGCATCATGTC GTTGATCGCGTGTGGCGTGGTGATGCGGCCATACGTGGAGGCCAACATCTCCCACAAGTCCTACACCACCATCAAGTACTTCCTGAAGATGTGGAGCAGCGTGAGCGAAACGCTCATCTTTATCTTCCTCGGCGTCTCCACCGTAGCCGGGCCCCATGCCTGGAACTGGACCTTTGTCGTCGTGACGGTGGTCCTGTGCCTGTTGTCCAGAGTGCTGG GCGTCATCGGGCTCACGTTGGTCATCAACAAGTTCCGCATCGTCAAGCTGAGCAAGAAGGACCAGTTCATCGTAGCCTACGGCGGCCTGCGAGGCGCCATCGCCTTCTCTTTGGGCTTCCTGCTGACCGACAACAGGATGAAGCACCTCTTCCTCACCGCCATCATCACCCTCATCTTCTTCACCGTCTTTGTTCAG GGGATGACCATCAGGCCTCTGGTGGAGCTTCTGGAagtcaagaagaagaaggaaagtGACGGCTCCTTTAACGAAGAGATCCACACACAG TTCCTGGATCATCTCCTTACAGGAATTGAAGGCATCTGTGGTCATTATGGGCATCACCACTGGAAAGACAA GCTGAGCCGCTTCAACAAGGCCTACGTGAAGAAGTGGCTGATTGCTGGCGAGCGCTCCACCGAGCCGCAGCTGCTGTCCTTCTACAACAAGATGGAGATGAAGCAGGCCATGATGATGGTGGAGGGCGGCGCCACCGCCTTCAGGCCGCCCTTGATTGTGGC CGACGTGGAACCCAAAGGGCCGTCCAGACGTAGAACAAACGTCTCCAGGAATCGTGAGAAGGAAATCCGAAAGATGCTGCACACCAACATGCAGAAGAACAGACAGAGG CTTCGCTCTTACAGCAGACACGACCTCATGATTGACCCCTTCGAAGATGAAGACGTAAGCGAGGTTCGCTTCAGGAAGCAGCGAGTGGAGATGGAGAGGAGG AACACCGGGTCTACACGTACGACGACGGCGACAGAGACCCAGCGCCACGCTCGGACCCGAGCTCCCCTGACGCCGTCACCCTGCTGA